One Pseudochaenichthys georgianus chromosome 4, fPseGeo1.2, whole genome shotgun sequence DNA window includes the following coding sequences:
- the arhgap45b gene encoding rho GTPase-activating protein 45 isoform X2, which translates to MLRRVGKGSYNPYSTSQRVKKAEAKSKDRLDILPSKQNVWLKQLSILQEQPRKDAADITLSSSPLSSASTLTPTSAGLQDSAVSCPGTPSIHHSKLAAMQGVGSPVSTLKRPTALSRHASAAGFPLQSWVFSKGQGRTASAPTTPSDGPESTAIEVEDIPALLRDVARFAEAVEKLKDVVLTEGKDSQRPVAHECLGEVLRVLRQVINTYPLLNTVEILTAAGKLISKVKGFHYEACNEADKNDFEKAIETIAVAFSSNVSELLIGEVDSSTLLSQLPTERSRSLENLYASTGHGADSGHFRNDLHYMGRAEEVDVILQQSEGGVDSALLYAKTISKYMKDLISYVEKRTSLEMEFSKGLQRLYHSCKHSITHPQMPLFSIYSLALEQDQEQSVGLQQANTTLHTQTFIQPLMQRKQEHEKRRKEIKEHWIRAKRKLMECEANLRKAKQAFMVRCEEYEKAKTAACRAEEEGGGSTAKSVEKKKRVEEEARNKSDEAEATYRTCIADATTQQQELEHTKVTVLRQLQDVIKQSDQTLRSATISYYQLMHMQTVALPVHYQTLCESSKLYDPGQQYAAHVRDLQLPEQPNVHYTFENYCPSSSSSHHGHRPRNDSFNTDSPSTSVDAAAGDGRDAEAQRKRQGHKSWGSTVSDDSVGGEAGLESPTASSSDVSKIARTSSTGTMSSNEDADEKDGNMTSFESPNMNGMDPDVMVSTRPFRNVGLSKAAHTHRLRKLRTPSKCRECDSYVYFQGAECEECFLACHKRCLETLAIQCGHKKLQGRLQLFGRDFSQVASCASDGIPFIITKCISEIERRALKMKGIYRVNGVKTRVEKLCQAFENGKELVELSQCSPHDISNVLKLYLRQLPEPIMLFRLYNSLMGLAKESLQGEADTAEGEEVESNSINPAVGKGPELVDLGPNSDPEVLVLVDKLKELLKEPPKANVATLRYIIRHLRRIAELEEDNKMSPSNLGIVFGPSLMRPRPTGATISLSSLVDYPHQARIIECLIVFYSSIFQSKSSQTHKNIRSDSSSAQQVGQEDIHPSDKVGAADEKIESAADGEEPNKPESEKLEEGCGSSLGSLGSSEQLPDSDSEQEDSGQRAAPPRSLVKQESEVSMDDEPLSYRDSLDLSSQSATLTDPEPEPDQEETPDKVEPPALPVSGPPDEDTATEEELNVSLAELNVNQSNNNNYPCSPVLSLSGHPLSRLSGTKLPLTRNRDSEPEFV; encoded by the exons GTTTCCCTCTCCAGTCCTGGGTGTTCTCTAAAGGCCAGGGGAGGACGGCCTCCGCCCCCACCACTCCGTCTGATGGTCCAGAGAGCACGGCCATTGAGGTGGAGGACATCCCCGCCCTGCTGAGGGACGTGGCCCGCTTCGCAGAGGCTGTGGAGAAACTGAAGGATGTGGTGCTGACTGAAG GTAAGGACAGTCAGCGTCCCGTGGCTCACGAGTGTTTGGGGGAGGTCCTCAGAGTGCTGCGTCAGGTCATCAACACGTACCCTCTGCTTAACACCGTGGAGATCCTCACCGCCGCTGGCAAGCTCATATccaaggtcaaag GTTTCCACTATGAGGCTTGTAACGAGGCAGATAAAAATGACTTTGAGAAGGCCATTGAAACCATCGCAGTCGCTTTTAGCAGCAA TGTGTCTGAGCTGCTGATCGGAGAGGTGGACAGCAGCACGCTGCTCTCCCAGCTGCCCActgagaggagcagg TCGCTGGAGAACTTGTACGCTTCGACAGGCCATGGGGCAGACAGCGGACACTTCAGGAACGACCTGCATTACATGG GCAGAGCTGAGGAGGTGGATGTGATCCTGCAGCAGAGCGAGGGAGGCGTGGACTCCGCTCTGCTCTACGCCAAAACCATCTCCAAATACATGAAGGACCTGATCAGCTACGTGGAGAAGAGAACTTCCCTGG agATGGAGTTCTCCAAAGGCCTCCAGAGATTGTACCATTCCTGCAAACACAGCATAACGCAT CCCCAGATGCCACTCTTCTCCATCTACTCTCTGGCTCTGGAGCAGGACCAGGAGCAGAGTGTGGGGCTGCAGCAGGCCAACACCACCCTGCACACACAGACCTTCATCCAG CCTCTGATGCAGCGAAAACAGGAGCATGAGAAGAGACGGAAGGAGATCAAGGAACACTGGATTCGAGCTAAGAGAAAACTG ATGGAGTGTGAGGCGAACCTGCGTAAAGCTAAGCAAGCCTTTATGGTCCGCTGTGAGGAGTACGAGAAGGCCAAAACGGCAGCCTGCCGCGCTgaggaggaaggaggagggTCTACAGCAAAGTCTGTAGAGAAGAAGAAACGAGTGGAGGAGGAGGCGCGCAACAAG TCAGACGAGGCGGAGGCCACCTACCGGACATGTATAGCAGACGCCACCACCCAGCAGCAGGAGCTGGAGCACACAAAGGTCACAGTGCTGAGACAACTGCAGGACGTCATCAAACAGAGCGACCAGACCCTGCGCTCG GCGACCATCTCGTACTACCAGCTCATGCACATGCAGACCGTGGCCTTGCCGGTCCACTACCAGACTCTGTGTGAGAGCAGTAAGCTGTACGATCCGGGCCAGCAGTACGCTGCTCACGTTCGAGACCTGCAGCTGCCCGAGCAGCCCAACGTTCACTATACGTTTGAGAACTACTGTCCCTCCAGCTCATCGTCACA CCATGGCCACAGACCAAGGAATGACAGTTTCAACACGGACAGTCCTTCCACCAGTGTGGACGCAGCAGCAGGAGACGGCAGAGACGCCGAGGCTCAGCGCAAGA GGCAGGGACATAAGTCTTGGGGTTCAACAGTGAGCGACGACAGTGTTGGAGGAGAGGCGGGTCTAGAGTCGCCTACTGCCAGCTCCA GTGACGTCAGTAAAATTGCTCGGACATCATCCACTGGGACAATGTCGTCCAATGAGGACGCAGATGAGAAAGACGGGAATATGACATCATTTGAATCTCCAA ACATGAACGGCATGGACCCTGACGTGATGGTGTCCACCAGACCTTTCCGTAACGTCGGCCTCTCTAAAGCAGCACATACCCACCGGCTGAGGAAGCTACGCACTCCGTCAAAGTGCCGCGAGTGTGACAGCTACGTTTACTTCCAGGGGGCCGAGTGTGAGGAG tGTTTCCTGGCGTGTCACAAGCGCTGTCTGGAGACTCTGGCCATCCAGTGCGGTCACAAGAAGCTGCAGGGCCGTCTGCAGCTGTTCGGCAGGGACTTCTCTCAGGTAGCCAGCTGTGCCAGCGACGGCATCCCCTTCATCATCACCAAGTGCATCTCTGAGATAGAGAGACGGGCGCTCAAGATGAAG GGCATCTACAGGGTGAACGGGGTGAAGACTCGGGTGGAGAAGCTGTGTCAGGCCTTTGAGAACGGCAAGGAGCTGGTGGAGCTGTCCCAGTGTTCACCGCATGACATCAGCAATGTCCTCAAGCTTTACCTCCGACAG CTGCCAGAGCCCATCATGCTGTTCCGCCTGTACAACAGTCTGATGGGTTTGGCGAAGGAGAGTCTGCAGGGAGAGGCTGACACAGCGGAGGGAGAGGAGGTGGAGTCGAACAGCATCAACCCGGCGGTGGGCAAAGGGCCCGAGCTGGTGGACCTGGGCCCCAACAGCGACCCCGAGGTCCTGGTCCTGGTGGACAAGCTGAAGGAGCTTCTGAAGGAGCCGCCCAAAGCTAACGTCGCTACGCTGCGCTACATCATTCGCCACCTCCGGAG GATTGCAGAGCTGGAGGAGGACAACAAGATGAGTCCCAGTAACCTGGGTATTGTGTTCGGCCCCTCCCTGATGCGCCCCCGTCCCACCGGGGCCACcatctccctctcctctctggtCGATTACCCCCACCAGGCTCGCATCATTGAGTGTCTCATCGTCTTCTATTCATCCATCTTCCAGTCCAAATCCTCTCAGACACACAAAAACATCCGCTCAGATTCCTCCTCTGCCCAGCAGGTGGGACAGGAGGATATTCATCCCTCTGATAAG GTCGGTGCTGCAGATGAAAAGATTGAGAGCGCCGCTGATGGAGAGGAGCCGAATAAACCAGAATCTGAGAAGTTGGAGGAGGGATGTG GAAGTTCTTTAGGGTCTCTGGGGTCCAGTGAGCAGCTCCCTGACTCCGACTCAGAGCAGGAAGACAGCGGTCAGAGGGCCGCGCCCCCCCGCAGCCTGGTGAAGCAGGAGAGCGAGGTGAGCATGGACGACGAGCCGCTGAGCTACAGGGACAGCCTGGACCTGTCGAGCCAGTCTGCAACCCTGACCGACCCGGAACCAGAACCAGACCAGGAAGAAACCCCCGACAAAGTGGAGCCTCCTGCCCTGCCAGTCAGCGGACCCCCAGATGAAGACACAGCGACAGAGGAGGAGCTGAACGTCTCTCTGGCCGAGCTCAACGTGAACCagtccaacaacaacaactacccCTGCTCCCCCGTTCTTAGCTTGTCGGGGCATCCACTGTCACGGTTGTCTGGAACGAAATTACCCCTGACCAGGAACAGGGACAGCGAGCCCGAGTTTGTCTGA
- the polr2eb gene encoding DNA-directed RNA polymerases I, II, and III subunit RPABC1: MDDEEETYRLWKIRKTIMQLCHDRGYLVTQDELDQTLDEFKSQFGDKPSEGRPRRTDLTVLVAHNDDPTDQMFIFFPEEPKVGIKTIKMYCQRMQEENITRAIIVVQIGMTPSAKQSLVDMAPKYILEQFLQQELLINITEHELVPEHIVMLKEEVVELLLRYKLKESQLPRIQAGDPVARYFGLKRGQVVKIIRPSETAGRYITYRLVQ, encoded by the exons ATGGATGATGAAGAGGAAACATACAGGCTATGGAAGATCCGTAAAACCATCATGCAG CTGTGCCATGACAGAGGCTACCTGGTGACTCAGGACGAGTTGGACCAGACGCTGGACGAGTTCAAGAGTCAGTTTGGAGACAAACCCAGCGAGGGTCGGCCCCGGCGCACAGACCTCACCGTGCTGGTGGCGCACAACGATGACCCCACCGACCAGATGTTCATTTTCTTTCCAG AGGAGCCAAAGGTTGGAATCAAGACGATTAAGATGTACTGTCAGAGGATGCAGGAGGAAAACATTACACGCGCCATCATTGTTGTTCAGATAGGCATGACACCATCAGCCAaacag TCTCTAGTTGACATGGCCCCCAAGTACATTTTGGAACAGTTCCTTCAACAGGAGCTGCTCATTAACATCACAGAGCACGAG CTTGTTCCAGAGCACATCGTTATGCTAAAAGAGGAAGTGGTTGAACTTCTGCTAAGATA TAAACTAAAGGAAAGTCAGTTGCCGAGGATCCAGGCTGGAGACCCCGTGGCTCGCTACTTTGGCTTGAAGAGAGGACAG GTAGTAAAGATCATCAGACCCAGTGAAACAGCTGGGAGGTACATCACATACAGACTGGTGCAgtga
- the gpx4a gene encoding glutathione peroxidase 4a isoform X2, whose amino-acid sequence MRPLFIILTFGAVASSGILLAMAVPAEDWQRATSIYDFSATDIDGNLVSLEKYRGDVVIITNFASKUGKTPVNYSQFAEMHVQYAERGLRILAFPSNQFGNQEPGNETQIKQFASSYNAQFDMFSKIDVNGDTAHPLWKWLKSQPNGKGFLGNSIKWNFTKFLINREGHVMKRYGPLNDPSVVEKDLPQYL is encoded by the exons ATGAggccattatttattattttgacatTCGGAGCGGTGGCGAGCAGTGGAATACTACTGGCGATG GCTGTTCCGGCAGAGGACTGGCAGAGGGCCACGTCTATTTATGACTTCTCAGCAACAGATATTGATGGGAATCTGGTTTCCCTAGAGAAATACAG GGGGGATGTTGTCATCATCACCAACTTTGCCTCTAAATGAGGTAAAACCCCAGTAAACTACTCTCAGTTTGCGGAAATGCACGTCCAGTACGCTGAGAGAGGTTTACGCATCCTCGCCTTCCCTTCCAACCAGTTTGGAAACCAG GAGCCTGGAAATGAAACTCAGATTAAGCAGTTCGCCAGTTCCTACAACGCTCAGTTTGACATGTTCAGCAAGATCGATGTGAACGGGGACACTGCTCATCCTCTGTGGAAGTGGCTGAAAAGTCAGCCCAATGGGAAAGGCTTCCTGGGAAA CAGTATCAAGTGGAATTTCACCAAG TTCTTGATCAACAGAGAGGGTCACGTGATGAAGAGATATGGACCCCTCAATGATCCAAGT GTGGTGGAGAAGGATCTTCCTCAATACTTGTAA
- the gpx4a gene encoding glutathione peroxidase 4a isoform X1, translating into MRPLFIILTFGAVASSGILLAMVFYFVLSTTAVPAEDWQRATSIYDFSATDIDGNLVSLEKYRGDVVIITNFASKUGKTPVNYSQFAEMHVQYAERGLRILAFPSNQFGNQEPGNETQIKQFASSYNAQFDMFSKIDVNGDTAHPLWKWLKSQPNGKGFLGNSIKWNFTKFLINREGHVMKRYGPLNDPSVVEKDLPQYL; encoded by the exons ATGAggccattatttattattttgacatTCGGAGCGGTGGCGAGCAGTGGAATACTACTGGCGATGGTATTTTACTTTGTTTTATCTACAACG GCTGTTCCGGCAGAGGACTGGCAGAGGGCCACGTCTATTTATGACTTCTCAGCAACAGATATTGATGGGAATCTGGTTTCCCTAGAGAAATACAG GGGGGATGTTGTCATCATCACCAACTTTGCCTCTAAATGAGGTAAAACCCCAGTAAACTACTCTCAGTTTGCGGAAATGCACGTCCAGTACGCTGAGAGAGGTTTACGCATCCTCGCCTTCCCTTCCAACCAGTTTGGAAACCAG GAGCCTGGAAATGAAACTCAGATTAAGCAGTTCGCCAGTTCCTACAACGCTCAGTTTGACATGTTCAGCAAGATCGATGTGAACGGGGACACTGCTCATCCTCTGTGGAAGTGGCTGAAAAGTCAGCCCAATGGGAAAGGCTTCCTGGGAAA CAGTATCAAGTGGAATTTCACCAAG TTCTTGATCAACAGAGAGGGTCACGTGATGAAGAGATATGGACCCCTCAATGATCCAAGT GTGGTGGAGAAGGATCTTCCTCAATACTTGTAA
- the gpx4a gene encoding glutathione peroxidase 4a isoform X3, whose amino-acid sequence MHLLGSTVLFSVLLQAMAVPAEDWQRATSIYDFSATDIDGNLVSLEKYRGDVVIITNFASKUGKTPVNYSQFAEMHVQYAERGLRILAFPSNQFGNQEPGNETQIKQFASSYNAQFDMFSKIDVNGDTAHPLWKWLKSQPNGKGFLGNSIKWNFTKFLINREGHVMKRYGPLNDPSVVEKDLPQYL is encoded by the exons ATGCACCTGTTAGGGTCCACTGTCCTTTTCTCTGTCCTGCTGCAGGCTATG GCTGTTCCGGCAGAGGACTGGCAGAGGGCCACGTCTATTTATGACTTCTCAGCAACAGATATTGATGGGAATCTGGTTTCCCTAGAGAAATACAG GGGGGATGTTGTCATCATCACCAACTTTGCCTCTAAATGAGGTAAAACCCCAGTAAACTACTCTCAGTTTGCGGAAATGCACGTCCAGTACGCTGAGAGAGGTTTACGCATCCTCGCCTTCCCTTCCAACCAGTTTGGAAACCAG GAGCCTGGAAATGAAACTCAGATTAAGCAGTTCGCCAGTTCCTACAACGCTCAGTTTGACATGTTCAGCAAGATCGATGTGAACGGGGACACTGCTCATCCTCTGTGGAAGTGGCTGAAAAGTCAGCCCAATGGGAAAGGCTTCCTGGGAAA CAGTATCAAGTGGAATTTCACCAAG TTCTTGATCAACAGAGAGGGTCACGTGATGAAGAGATATGGACCCCTCAATGATCCAAGT GTGGTGGAGAAGGATCTTCCTCAATACTTGTAA